DNA from Kitasatospora herbaricolor:
CGGGCGCACCCTGCGCAATCTCGACTGGTTCGAGGTGGTGCAGATCCGCGGGCACATCGCGGACGGGCACGTGGCGCACTACCAGGTCGGCCTCAAGGTCGGCTTCCGGCTGGACGACGAGGGCTGAGCCCCCGCGAGGCCGCCGGGCCGCCCGTCCGCGGGCGGCCCGGGCGGATCGGGAACGGCCGCGCCCGCCTCAGCCCGCGCCCGGTCAGCCGCGGACGGTCACCCGCGGACGGGCAGCACCAGCGGGCTGCCGGTCCGCGGGTGCGCCAGCACCTCCACGGGGTGGCCGTACACCTCGCTGAGCAGTGGCCCGCGCAGCACCTCGGCCACCGGGCCGTCCGCCACCGTCGCGCCGTCGGCGAGCAGGACCACCCGGTCCGCGTACGCCGCGGCCAGCGACAGGTCGTGCAGCACCACCACCACGGCGTCCCCGGCGGCGGCCCGCTCGCGGGCGACCCGCAGGACGAGCTCCTGGTGGCGCAGGTCGAGCGCGGCCGTCGGCTCGTCCAGCAGCAGCAGCGGCGCCTGCTGGGCCAGCACCCGGGCCAGTGCGACCCGGGCCCGCTCGCCGCCGGAGAGCGCTGTGAACGGCCGCCCGGCGAAGCGCGTGCAGTCGGTGGCCGCCATCGCCAGGGCCACGGCGGATTCGTCCTGCGCGGCGGCCGCGGTGCCGGCCCACGGGGCGCGGCCCATCCGCACCACCTCGCCTGCCGCGAACGGGAAGGACAGCGCCGAGGACTGCGGCAGCAGCGCCCGGTGCAGGGCCAGTTCGGCCGTCCCGTAGGAGTCCAGCGCCCGTCCGCGCAGCAGCACCGCGCCGGCGGCCGGCGGCAGGTCGCCCGCCAGGACGGACAGCAGGGTGGACTTGCCCGCGCCGTTCGGACCGAGCAGGGCCAGCACCTCGCCGGCCCGGACCGACACGTCCACCCCGGTCAGCAGCTCGCGGCCGCCCAGGGTCAGCCGGACGGCCTTGGCACTCAGCAACTCCTCCCCCGGGGACGGGCGTTCGGGGATCTGTCGGGTTCGCAGTCTCATGCCCAGCCACCCTGCTTGGTCCTGGTCCGGCGCAGCAGCCAGAAGAAGAACGGGCTGCCGATCAGCGCGGTCAGCACGCCGAGCGGCAGTTCGGCGGGCCGGGCGAGGGTGCGGGCCGCGAGGTCGCCGGCCACCAGCACCAGGGCGCCGCCGAGCGCGCTGCCGGGCAGCAGGAAGCGGTGGCCGGGGCCGGCCGCCATCCGCAGCAGGTGCGGGACGACCAGGCCGACGAAGCCGATGATGCCGCTGACCGCGACGGCCGCCGCGGTGAGCAGCGCGACCAAGGTGATCAACACCAGCCGCATCCGCTCGACGTCCACACCGAGATGGCGGGCCGGGCGTTCGCCGAGCGCCAGCAGGTCCAGCTTGCGGGCGTACAGCGGGGCCACCGCCAGCCCGATCAGCGCGAACGGCAGCACGCCCAGGACCTTGCCCCAGGTGGCCTGGGAGAGCGAGCCGAGCTGCCAGAAGGTCACCTGGTTGATCGCGGCGCTGTCGGCCGTGAACAGGAAGATGCCGATCAGCGCTCCGCAGAAGGCGTTCACCGCGACCCCGGTCAGCACCAGCGTGACCACCTCGGTGCGCCCGCCGGAGCGGGACATCGCGTACACCGCGAAGACCGTCAACAGGCCGGTGGCGAAGGCGAAGACGGTGATCGTCCAGCTGCCGAGCGAGTCCAGGCCGAGCACGATGCAGCCGACCGCGCCGACCGCGCCGCCCGAGGAGACCCCGATCACGCCGGGCTCGGCCAGCGGGTTGCCGAACATGCCCTGCATCAGGGCGCCCGCGCAGCCCAGCGAGGCGCCGACCAGCAGGGCCAGCACCACCCGGGGCAGCCGGACGTTCCACAGCACGGACTCCGGCACCCGGCCGAGCGGGTGGCCGCCGAGCCCCAGCCGGTGGCCGGCCGAGGCGAGGATGTCACCGGTCGGGATCCGGTACGCGCCGACGCCCGCCGCGAGCAGGGCGGACAGCACGAGCGCGACGGCGAGGCCGGTGGTGAGCAGGGCGGCCCGGCTGCGCCGCGGGCGTGCCGCGGGCGGCGTGGCGGGAGGTGCGGCGGCGCCTTCCACGGTGCCGGTGCCGGTGTCGGCGGCGGTGTCGGCGGCGGTCACCGGGCGGCCTCGGCCGAGCCGGCGTACAGCTGCGCGGCGATGGTGCGCAGCACCTCGGGGGTGCGGGGGCCGTAGCTGAGCAGCTTGCCGTCCTCGACGGAGACGATCCGGCGGTCCAGACCGGCCGGGGTCTGCGCGACGCCCGGGAGCTTCAGCAGGCCGTCCACCCCGCCGACCGACTCCAGTCCCTTGCTCATCACCAGGATCGCGTCCGGTGCTGCCTTGACCAGGGCTTCGCCGGTGAGCGGGGTGAAGTCGCCGGCCAGCCCGGCGGCCTCGCCGGCGTCCTGGCCGCCGACGGCCTCGATCAGCGAGCCGGCGCCGGAGCCGGCGCCGCCGAGCAGGAAGACCGAGGCGCTGCCGCGCAGGTAGAGGAAGGCGACCTTGGGGCGGCGGGCGGCGGGCTTGAGCTCGCCCCTGGCCTGCTGGAGCCGCTCGTCGGTCCGGGCCTTCAACTGCGCGCCGGCGGCGGGGACTCCGAGCGCCGCGGCGACGGTGTCGATCCGGGGGCCGATGTCGGCGAGCTGCTTGGCGTCGTCCAGGACGAGCAGCGGGACGCCGGCGGCGCGGATCTGCTCCACCGCCTCGGCCGGGCCGGTGGAGCGGTCCGCGAGGACGACGGTGGGGTGCAGCGAGAGCACGCCCTCGGCCGAGACGTCGTGCGCCTGGGTGATCACCGGGAGGGCCGCGGCCTGCTGGAAGGTGGTGGAGACGTCCCGGGCGACCACCCGGGGGCCGAGGCCGAGGCTGAAGACCAGTTCGGCCAGGCTGCCGTCGAGCGGGATGATCCGCTCGGCGCTGGCCACGGTGACCTGCCTGCCGTCGGCCGAGGCGGCGGTGGCCGGCAGCTGCGGGACGGGCGGCGGGTTCAGCGGTTCGACGACGTCGGGGGTGGCGGCGGTGGGGGAGCCGGCGGCCTGGCCGCAGCCCACGGCCGTGAGCAGCAGGGCCGCGGCGATCAGCAGGCCGGCGGGTCGCCGCTTCGCCCGGTATCGGATGGTCCTGCTCAACTGCGGCCCCTTCGATGGCTGTTGGCGCCGGGGGACTGCTGGGGGCAGGGTGACCTGCGGCGCTCTTGACTCATATATTAGGTTAGCCTTACCTAGCTTTCGCAAGAGGGCGGTGTTCACCGGCCCCTTCCCCCCGTCATGCCGAGGAGCGCCCAGCCATGTCCGTGCCGCGACGGCTCCGCCGAATCGCCGCCACCCTGGTGGCCGCTCTCGCCGCCCTGCTGGCGCTGGCGCTGCTGCCCTTCCAGGCGGCCGCGGCCGCGGCCGAGGGCCGGGTCGCCGGCGGGCGGCTGGACTGGGGGATCAAGCAGTCCTTCCTGACGTACGTCACCGGGCCCATGGCCAAGGGGAGTTGGGGTCTGACCGGGGGCGCCGCCACGGTCGGCGGGAGCAGCTTCCGGTTCCACTCCGCGACGGGTACGTACGACCCGGAGACCGGCGCGCTGACCGCCGCCTTCTCCGGCGGCGTCCGTTTCACTGGCCACCAGGAGAACGGCGTGAACGCGCTCGACATGAGCGTCGGCCGGCTCACCCTGCGGGCCGTCGCCGGCGGCGGCGCCGGGCTCTACGCCGACATCAGCAGCAAGTCCAAGGACACCGGCAAGGTCGCCGCCGTCAGCCAGGCCCGGCTCGCGGACCTCTCGCTCGCCGGACTCGACCTGCGCGGCGCCGCCGGCACCCTGACGCTCGGCAACGTGCCCGTCACCCTGACCGGTGCGGGGGCGAGCGCCTTCGGCGGCTTCTACACCGCCGGCACCGCCCTCGACCCGCTCACCCTCTCGGTCAACCTCGCGGCGGCGGCGAAGGCTTCGCCGGCCGCCACCGGGCAGCCGGCCGTCACCGAACCGGCCGTCACCGAACCGGCCGTCGCCGAACCGGCCGCGACCCCCGCCGCCGGCACCGGCGCGCCGGCCGGGGAGAGCCCGGCGCCCGCCCCGGCACGCACCGAGTTCACCGCGGGTGCCCTCGACTGGGGCGT
Protein-coding regions in this window:
- a CDS encoding dodecin, with protein sequence MSDHIYRVTEIVGSSTEGIDQAIRNGVDRAGRTLRNLDWFEVVQIRGHIADGHVAHYQVGLKVGFRLDDEG
- a CDS encoding heme ABC transporter ATP-binding protein; this translates as MRLRTRQIPERPSPGEELLSAKAVRLTLGGRELLTGVDVSVRAGEVLALLGPNGAGKSTLLSVLAGDLPPAAGAVLLRGRALDSYGTAELALHRALLPQSSALSFPFAAGEVVRMGRAPWAGTAAAAQDESAVALAMAATDCTRFAGRPFTALSGGERARVALARVLAQQAPLLLLDEPTAALDLRHQELVLRVARERAAAGDAVVVVLHDLSLAAAYADRVVLLADGATVADGPVAEVLRGPLLSEVYGHPVEVLAHPRTGSPLVLPVRG
- a CDS encoding FecCD family ABC transporter permease, which produces MTAADTAADTGTGTVEGAAAPPATPPAARPRRSRAALLTTGLAVALVLSALLAAGVGAYRIPTGDILASAGHRLGLGGHPLGRVPESVLWNVRLPRVVLALLVGASLGCAGALMQGMFGNPLAEPGVIGVSSGGAVGAVGCIVLGLDSLGSWTITVFAFATGLLTVFAVYAMSRSGGRTEVVTLVLTGVAVNAFCGALIGIFLFTADSAAINQVTFWQLGSLSQATWGKVLGVLPFALIGLAVAPLYARKLDLLALGERPARHLGVDVERMRLVLITLVALLTAAAVAVSGIIGFVGLVVPHLLRMAAGPGHRFLLPGSALGGALVLVAGDLAARTLARPAELPLGVLTALIGSPFFFWLLRRTRTKQGGWA
- a CDS encoding heme/hemin ABC transporter substrate-binding protein translates to MSRTIRYRAKRRPAGLLIAAALLLTAVGCGQAAGSPTAATPDVVEPLNPPPVPQLPATAASADGRQVTVASAERIIPLDGSLAELVFSLGLGPRVVARDVSTTFQQAAALPVITQAHDVSAEGVLSLHPTVVLADRSTGPAEAVEQIRAAGVPLLVLDDAKQLADIGPRIDTVAAALGVPAAGAQLKARTDERLQQARGELKPAARRPKVAFLYLRGSASVFLLGGAGSGAGSLIEAVGGQDAGEAAGLAGDFTPLTGEALVKAAPDAILVMSKGLESVGGVDGLLKLPGVAQTPAGLDRRIVSVEDGKLLSYGPRTPEVLRTIAAQLYAGSAEAAR
- a CDS encoding HtaA domain-containing protein, with amino-acid sequence MSVPRRLRRIAATLVAALAALLALALLPFQAAAAAAEGRVAGGRLDWGIKQSFLTYVTGPMAKGSWGLTGGAATVGGSSFRFHSATGTYDPETGALTAAFSGGVRFTGHQENGVNALDMSVGRLTLRAVAGGGAGLYADISSKSKDTGKVAAVSQARLADLSLAGLDLRGAAGTLTLGNVPVTLTGAGASAFGGFYTAGTALDPLTLSVNLAAAAKASPAATGQPAVTEPAVTEPAVAEPAATPAAGTGAPAGESPAPAPARTEFTAGALDWGVRRTFRDYVTGSIAKGAWEVTGGAADGGAFFRWTPAKGGYDPATGALTAAFAGGVHFTGMRTGDTYGLDLVLANAAVTVADGHGRLTADVLGRTADGAVQQAPGVELATFEAAALKPAGGLLKAVELPLKLSESGARVFGGLYPAGTDMDPLSFAVALDPAAALPPLPDIGSAPAASPDPAAASPAPATAPVTAEAAGGGGRTTAAVVGGLLVLALGAAGGVLARRRRRAAGGAAAPAAAGPAGPASADEDVRPRA